gtaggttacttcgggtagccagaattcgcacttggaatacttggcatatagctgatgttctcaAAGCTTTTCCAGCACTAGTCGAAGATGTTCAACATGTTCTTCTTTATTCTTCAAATATACCAGGATATCACCCAGATAGACCACGATGAACTTGTCGAGGTattccatgaatatgtagttcatcagatgAGAGAAAgtagctggagcattggtcaAGCTGAAAGACATGACGATGTACTCATATGAACCATAGTGAGTAATGAaggctgtcttgggaatatcctcttcacgcacccggatctggtggtaacccaacctcaagtcgagtttagagaatACCGAGAAActagccagttgatcatacagatcattgatccgaggaaggggatACTTGTTCTGAATTGTGGCTTGGTtaataggacggtagtcttggacTAAACGATTCATTCCATCCTCCTtcacaaagagagaaggtgctccccaagaagtccactacgaagagatttgtcgatttcctccttaagttcCAGGAGTTCATGAGGTGGCATCTTATAGGGTCGTTTGGTGATAGGaacggtgcctggtttcaagtcgatgatgaactCGACAGCCCGAGCAGGAGGTATCCCTAGAAGTTCTTCTATAAAGACATTTGGGAATTCGCGAACAACCGGAATGTTTTTGATTCCTTCTAGAGGTGATGCATTCAATGCATTCAACATATAAAGCCGTGCTTCGGCATTTTGAACCAGATGAGCCTTATACCTTACTATCTCATCCGAAGGGTGTAGAAggtggacggttttagtggcgcaaacgatagaagcagtatgcgctttcaaccaatccattcccaaaatgaGATCAATATTGGAAGACTTTAACATGATGGGGGAGGCATTAAATTCCAACCTTTCAATTTCAATGGTGACATAGGGGCTAACCAtggaggtttgacattggcccgcgggggtgtgtaccactagcggagtgctcatctcttcgtatttaatgccatgcatgaatgcaaaatcttctgacatgaatgaatgcgatgctccTGAATCAAATAAAACTGAAGCTGATACTGAATTAACAAGGAGAGtgcccatcacagtagcaggctggtcttgagcttcattcagATCAATGTTGTTAGCCTAACCACGACCGTAGGGTCgggcattgttgttgcggggctgattgttacgaCCAGTTGAAGGTAGAGCTAGCTAGTTCTGATTCTGAGGGCAGTTCCTGGAATGGTGACCTGGAAggccacacttgaagcacagaccatcaTTGGGATTGGGAGCAGGAGCTCGAGGTCGTGTAGCTGCAAGTCTtggctgcctagatggtggtggaggcaggcACGGTGCAGCATAAGACGGTCTTGGAGCAGGAGCAGTTGGGCGGTACATGTTGTGGGGGATCCAAATCCCATGCTTCTGCGATGCCAGGCCCGAAGATGAGCTAGCATCGCGGTTGCGCCTGAGAGATCCCTGGTGTTCCAGAAGACCAGTATCAACCTGAATAGCCTTGTTCACTAAGGTGGCAAAGTCAGCAAAGTCATGAACGAGCAGTGCTAGCTTGATGTTAGGGTGAAGTCCGTCACAGAACTTTTCCTGCCTGCGTGCATCAGTCGCCATATCTTCTTGAGCATAACACAACAAgaccagaaactcccgctgataagcatCCATGGACTTGTTGCCCTGGGCGAGGTTGCGGAACTCTCGCTTCTTCCTGTCCATgattccctgaggaatgaagcgggcacgaaaGGCAGCTTGGAATTCCGGCCAGGTGATGACTGTTCCAACAGGTAGTGAATGCCTATGGCTGTCACACCATTGAGCAGTGGGACCCTTCAGAAAGTAAGACAGAAAGGTGACATAGCTAGCAGGCGCCACActagcagactccatctcataagTGATGTCACTGAGCCAGTCATCAACATCTAGAGGTTGAGTTGAGCTGTGGTAGATGGTCGGGTTGAGGTGCATGaagtcctgcagagttactggggctGGCTGCTGATTCATATTCAGAcaaggaaactgagccatcattcGTTCCATGAACTGACGATTCAGCTCAAACTGCTGTATCATTCCGGCCAAGAATTAGGGCGGTGGTGGAGCGTTGCCACCACGGCCACGACCagcgggtctaaccatcctgcttaAACACAATAGGGTAGTTCAGCATTTGAGAATTTGCAAAGACAAAGAATCATTCATGATATAACATGCATAACGAAGGAAGTACGATGGATACCACATAGTAGTCAACATGACAGTGTGTGTATTATTCAAAATACATTTCAATGGAATAATTGCAAATAATCCAGCTCTGGGGTGAATGCGAGTACGatatcctaatgttagagttagtaaactCATTTAACCCAGatggaagagagatcagagtcccagagtatagacgaggaataaaagatcctaataccacccaatggcgacgtggaccctaagccacacaaccatgttagtaaaagttttgtaattaCTCGACTCGACTTCGTCCAAGGAGTTGGAAatggggctacctacaggcagtcggctctgataccaacttgtgatgcccccaattcaatcgtacaataatcatacacacaaatgtgtatgaacaagatcagggactcacgggaagatatcacaatacaactctagacacaaattaaagtcatacaagcttcatattacaagcctggggcctcgagggcttgaatacattagctcgaatacaaacgagtcagtggaagcaacaatatctgagtacagacagaagttaaacaagtttgccttaagaaggctagcacaaaagtaacaacgatcgaaaaggcaaggcctcctacctaggagcctcctaactactcctggccGCCGGcagtctccacgtagtagtaggcaccctcggggtagtagtagtcgtcggtggtggcatctggctcctgggatccaTCCTCTAATCGCAATAATCGGGAATAGGGGAAAagaggtagcaaagcaaccgtgagtactcatccaaagtactgacgagacttacatcagatctaaACTAAGTATGCATTTGTATCAAAGGAGTGGGTTGTATTTGTGGAccgaactgcagaatgccagaacaGAAGGGGAAAggccttgaagaggaaagggtgacgcagcaaagtagagataagtatttccctcggttaagatccaaggtatcaatccagtaggaggaacaagcaagtctccaatagatgcacctgcacaaactaacaaacacttgcacacaatgcgaaaaacgggttgtcaatcccttcatggtcacttgtAAGAGTGatatctaatagagatagatataaaaaaTAACTAAAAggcaaaataaagtaaaggtaaataaattgcaacaaggtatctttggggttttggttttatagatctgaaaatatatgatggaaaatagaccaggggcatagttttcactagaggcttctctttgaaagaaaacatacagtgggtgaacaaattactgttgagcaattgatagaaaagcgcgtagttatgacgatatctaaggcaatgatcatgaatataggcatcatgttcATGACAAGTAGATTGACTCTtgtctacatctactactattactccacacattgactgactcctgcctacatctagagtattaagttcaggagaacagagtaacacattaagcaagatgacatgatgtaaaggAATAAACtgaagcaatatgatataaaccccatatttttatccttaatggaaacaatacaatacgtgcctcgctacccctactgtcactgggtggggacactgcaagattgaacctatcaaaaagcacctctcccattgcaagatagatCAATCTAATTGGCCAAACCATCAATAGAtgggagagaaatacaaagctatcttaatcatgcatgaaagagttcagagaagactcaaataatattcatagataatctgatcataaacccacaattcatcggatctcaacaaacacaccgcaaaaaatgacatcggatagaactccaagaacatcgaggagaacattgtattgaagatcaatgagagagaagaagccatctagctactagctatggacctgtaggtctgtggtaaactactcacacatcatcagaagggcagcaaggttggtgtagaggccctccatgatcgaatccccctccggcagagcgccagaaaaggccccaagatgggatctctcgagaacagaagcttgcggcggcggaaactTATTTTTGTGGACGCTTCTGGTGTAgagggaatatttgggtatttatggagcaagaattagggttaggaggtcaacgaggggcccacaagccctgaGGGCGCCCCCCTGGGACATGCCCCTatgccttgtggcctcctcgtagGGTTTCTAGACTCCtatccaagtctcctgggtttcttttggtccaagaaaaatcatcgtaaagttttattccgtttggactccgtttgatattccttttcgtgaaagtcaaaaacaaggaaaaaacaacaactggcattgggcactaggttaataggttagtcccaaaaaatgatataaaatagtatcaaaatgcatagaaaacatccaagatggataatttaatagcatggaataaaaataattatagatacgttggagacgtatcagctcaCGCGGAACGCGCGGCCACAGCAAGCTCGTAGCCATGGCGGGCGGCAGTTTCGGCCACGGGCAGGATGGGCAGCGACGAGGTTGGACTCGTacgggagagaggggagagaaaGGGGAGCTCACCGAGAACTGTAGGGGGGTGGCAGCGGGCTCGAGGGGGTCGGAGTGGCCGGAGACGACGACGAGGGCAGTGGCGTCCGAGGAGGGAGATGGCTCGGGGAGGCATCATGGGGGCAATCCGGCTCGCGCGACTCGGCGAATCAGACGAGTATGTTGAGGCAGAGACTGGGGGCTCGTCGGCGAGGGCAGGGCCAGCCGGTGGCCGCGGTGGAGCGAGATCGTTGGCGACGGGCGTGCCGGCCCTTCATCCAGATCGACAGAGAGGgagagtgtcggtgtcaaaaccggcgaatctcgggtaaggggtcccgaactgtgcgtctaaggtcgatggtaacaggagacaggggacacgatgtttacccaggttcgtgccctctctatggaggtaataccctacttcctgcttgattgatcttgatgaatatgagtattacaagagttgatctacctcgagatcgtaatggctaaaccctagaagtctaacctgtatgactatggtaatgagtatctgtcctttccggactaagtcctccggtttatataggcaccgggaggatgtagggttacacaaggtcggttacaaaggaaaagaatctacatataggaccccttagtccaggactccctcagtagcccctgaacctggcttcaatgacgaggagtccggcgcgcaggtttgtcttcggcattgcaaggcgggttcccttctttccggATACTTCACAATGGTTATCGAATGATCGAGTTCGGCTCGGCAGCA
The Aegilops tauschii subsp. strangulata cultivar AL8/78 chromosome 3, Aet v6.0, whole genome shotgun sequence genome window above contains:
- the LOC141042941 gene encoding uncharacterized protein; this translates as MIQQFELNRQFMERMMAQFPCLNMNQQPAPVTLQDFMHLNPTIYHSSTQPLDVDDWLSDITYEMESASVAPASYVTFLSYFLKGPTAQWCDSHRHSLPVGTVITWPEFQAAFRARFIPQGIMDRKKREFRNLAQGNKSMDAYQREFLVLLCYAQEDMATDARRQEKFCDGLHPNIKLALLVHDFADFATLVNKAIQVDTGLLEHQGSLRRNRDASSSSGLASQKHGIWIPHNMYRPTAPAPRPSYAAPCLPPPPSRQPRLAATRPRAPAPNPNDGLCFKCGLPGHHSRNCPQNQN